A single region of the Rhipicephalus microplus isolate Deutch F79 chromosome 10, USDA_Rmic, whole genome shotgun sequence genome encodes:
- the LOC119180638 gene encoding uncharacterized protein LOC119180638 isoform X1 has product MRYCCSWEHQIYRKGCRSDCSHALCSSLLFRLLPPPTFSYTVANQIFVLIAFPYPHVSMYSEMQHGNASVIFVNKYCIKFHRFVLCRFLLGIDVSTLPIDMANPGETILSFTCYWCSGPAVDCQLYLPSLKSFFTKYIDLSSASLHISQLQQKAAADGIYEDEIQYVMCQLEFTTLSMKQLKTVRDTVIHQWCKQGLTNRTFSNTLQWLVPGSSWSLCNDFIPQEDVLVKSIAFGLYVGFCTFAEAYNITKIMGTAHLRVNCSFQHDQKLVHIYLTLQHKCGKIQTIYRLLIKYDDIYRVVVSAAKDSTEVYLHVKTFPLIHRQVQLTLEDVHLSQSAMPHKSCDRMRFERTLNIGCSCITYLNSTILAGYYVVKLCVTSGTKVRRLVSRLGDRCRREVKVVYAPVKTISVMHCMESAKHEIMTAIAPLVQFPCQYALNVLLQRSNDVLVQMTLQRDDDRKAFLTFMQKCARANESALEQALIALYLSIESGCTFTLQTALPALFVKFHASYVPLEVPNNCCWVRRAISTPSNFILLPPEVHCQNRVLRSFNPEYALRVTFRDDNYDYLSHTLMFSQNVDEILEATVASLLRAGVSIAGRHYEYLGSSASQLRDHGVWLYTKDGSGKSVQDIRAWIGDVHQIPSVGYKMARMGQCFSSTEETVRVPLDSGAKQDLPDIVGGRHPQSGNPYIFSDGIGMISRSLMRKACKQLGLPELPSAIQIRYAGYKGVLCLNPKLRGDQLLLRKSMKKFHCSTSDSLEIVQVSAPRPVYLNRPLITILEQLGVPGRVFLRLQQNMVLRLCDAFVSDDEALQVLSAHVRTGHLPLVKFRKKGLVLTREPFIRSLLLAVYNSMIANLKSKSHIAVPEDSGRNMLGVLDETGTLEYGQVFVQFTSLRSGDKTSRPATRVITGTVLVTKCPCVHPGDVRKFEAVDVPALHHIRDCIVFPAKGHRPHPNEMAGSDLDGDEYVVIAEKDLLFSGDNAAPMIFSDHAFKADTLEDLDEEMISFTCNYIKNDNIGLMSNAHLAWADQLPDGIFSPRCLSLAKKIATSLDFAKTGIPARMEKSERVYRYPEFMEKTGSKDTYRSSRILGQLYRLNRGLVTSGFCSCTEHKARNSMFEYPDWQKYERPARLAKALYEELMNQILHRYGIASEAEVVTGLLSSLSPYHRGRNNKYNIEAHVQKQFQMLVEKMRQRFFRDVESLFPDGNFSGTEAKVALLQMASAWYMVTVNADDAAEVNCQGFPWCMSDVLLMLVKNRHAKCSEVQGYQMARALLRRINDMITRSMPGACPVTAALDVVLRWAAKEDLMKTSGSNGRGICRTCLSTLFENFTSSCKTAPLLSAEGWHRDLERHARLFGWPPTTAAAYVLAFLSYLVNAPELGSLCQNCRHVYSQAHLVSVAALRRYSQLLVCGSPCHLNLTLSHDCHKSVDVLEEHGPIRVLVQSAAFLRLLKVGSGAARLQETLRRLSGAQAVRIRCNSSTSGGRQYAFVSARGRHWQLWFLEELLLQPWFEDAVVSGELERWQQQQR; this is encoded by the exons ATGCGTTATTGCTGTTCTTGGGAGCACCAAATCTACAGGAAGGGCTGTAGGAGTGATTGTTCACACGCGCTCTGCTCTTCTCTCCTCTTTAGGCTCCTTCCCCCCCCAACCTTCTCATATACGGTAGCCAACCAAATATTTGTTCTCATTGCCTTTCCTTACCCTCACGTCTCGATGTATTCTGAAATGCAGCATGGTAATGCTAGTGTTATATTCGTAAATAAATATTGCATAAAGTTTCATCGTTTTGTCTTGTGCAGATTCTTGCTGGGTATTGATGTTTCAACACTGCCCATCGACATGGCTAATCCAGGCGAAACAATTCTCTCCTTTACTTGCTATTGGTGCAGTGGACCTGCTGTTGATTGCCAGTTGTACTTGCCTTCTCTTAAGAGTTTCTTCACGAAGTACATTGACTTGTCATCAGCATCACTGCACATCTCTCAGCTGCAGCAAAAAGCTGCCGCTGATGGCATCTATGAAGACGAAATACAGTATGTAATGTGCCAACTTGAGTTCACTACACTCTCCATGAAACAACTCAAGACGGTGAGGGATACTGTTATTCATCAGTGGTGCAAGCAGGGGCTAACAAATCGTACATTTTCAAACACACTCCAGTGGCTGGTTCCCGGTTCCTCCTGGAGCCTTTGTAATGACTTCATTCCGCAAGAAGACGTGTTGGTAAAATCTATTGCATTTGGATTGTACGTTGGCTTTTGTACTTTTGCTGAAGCGTATAACATCACCAAAATTATGGGGACTGCACACTTGAGGGTGAATTGCTCATTTCAGCACGACCAGAAACTTGTGCACATCTATTTAACGCTTCAGCACAAGTGTGGAAAGATTCAAACGATATACAGGCTTCTCATAAAGTATGATGACATCTATCGCGTGGTCGTCAGTGCAGCAAAAGACTCCACAGAAGTTTACCTCCATGTTAAAACCTTTCCTCTGATTCATAGGCAAGTACAGCTTACCCTCGAAGATGTCCATCTCTCGCAGAGTGCTATGCCGCACAAGAGCTGCGATCGAATGAGATTCGAAAGGACATTGAACATTGGATGCTCCTGCATTACTTACTTGAATAGCACCATTCTTGCTGGCTATTATGTTGTGAAGCTGTGTGTGACTAGTGGCACCAAAGTTCGACGACTGGTAAGTCGTCTCGGTGACCGTTGTAGGAGAGAAGTAAAGGTCGTGTATGCTCCTGTCAAAACTATAAGTGTTATGCATTGCATGGAAAGCGCAAAGCACGAGATTATGACTGCAATTGCACCTCTGGTGCAGTTTCCGTGTCAGTACGCACTGAATGTGCTCCTGCAAAGGAGCAACGATGTCTTGGTTCAGATGACATTGCAGCGAGATGACGACCGTAAAGCATTTCTCACATTCATGCAAAAGTGTGCCAGGGCCAATGAGAGTGCACTGGAACAGGCTTTGATTGCTCTGTACCTCTCCATCGAAAGCGGCTGCACCTTCACGCTCCAGACAGCACTTCCAGCTCTCTTCGTGAAGTTCCACGCAAGCTATGTGCCGCTAGAAGTTCCCAACAACTGCTGTTGGGTGCGGCGTGCAATCTCCACCCCGTCAAACTTCATCCTCCTTCCTCCTGAAGTGCATTGCCAGAACAGGGTGCTTCGTAGTTTCAACCCGGAGTACGCTCTTCGCGTGACGTTCCGGGATGACAATTACGATTACCTCTCGCACACCCTCATGTTCAGCCAAAATGTGGATGAAATCCTTGAAGCGACTGTAGCATCACTCCTTCGAGCAGGAGTCTCCATTGCAGGTCGCCACTACGAGTACCTTGGAAGCTCCGCGAGCCAGCTTCGTGACCATGGCGTATGGCTGTACACAAAG GATGGAAGCGGCAAGTCAGTTCAAGACATCAGGGCTTGGATAGGTGACGTGCACCAGATTCCAAGCGTCGGCTACAAGATGGCCCGCATGGGCCAATGCTTCTCGTCCACAGAAGAGACGGTGCGCGTCCCTCTAGACAGTGGGGCAAAGCAGGACTTACCGGATATTGTGGGTGGCAGGCATCCACAATCGGGCAACCCTTACATTTTCTCGGATGGCATCGGCATGATCTCGAGGTCGCTTATGAGAAAG GCATGCAAACAGCTGGGCCTGCCAGAACTGCCATCGGCCATTCAGATTCGCTATGCTGGTTACAAAGGTGTGCTATGCCTGAATCCAAAATTGCGTGGTGATCAACTTCTGCTGCGCAAAAGCATGAAGAAGTTTCACTGCTCGACATCGGACAGCCTCGAAATCGTGCAGGTGTCTGCACCAC GTCCGGTGTACCTCAATAGGCCCCTGATCACCATCTTGGAGCAGCTCGGAGTTCCGGGCCGCGTGTTCCTGCGATTGCAACAGAACATGGTGCTTCGTCTGTGCGATGCCTTTGTCAGCGACGATGAGGCCTTGCAGGTGCTTAGCGCACACGTTCGTACGGGCCATCTGCCACTCGTCAAGTTTCGCAAGAAAGGCCTGGTTCTGACAAGGGAGCCCTTCATTCGTTCACTGTTGCTGGCTGTTTACAATAGCATGATAG CTAACCTTAAGAGCAAGAGCCACATAGCAGTACCCGAGGACAGTGGACGCAACATGCTAGGCGTACTGGATGAAACGGGAACCCTAGAGTATGGCCAGGTCTTTGTCCAGTTCACAAGTTTAAGGAGTGGTGACAAAACCTCAAGGCCTGCCACCAGAGTCATCACAG GCACTGTGCTGGTGACAAAGTGCCCCTGCGTTCACCCTGGCGATGTTCGCAAATTCGAGGCCGTGGACGTGCCCGCATTACACCACATAAGGGACTGCATCGTATTCCCAGCCAAAGGACACCGACCACACCCCAATGAAATGGCGG GTTCTGACCTGGATGGTGACGAGTATGTGGTCATAGCAGAAAAGGATCTGCTCTTTTCAGGCGACAATGCTGCTCCCATGATTTTCAGTGACCATGCCTTTAAAGCGGACACGCTGGAGGACTTG GATGAAGAAATGATATCATTCACATGTAACTACATCAAGAATGACAACATTGGCCTCATGTCGAACGCCCACCTTGCGTGGGCAGACCAGCTGCCGGACGGAATATTCTCACCACGGTGCCTGTCTCTGGCCAAGAAAATCGCTACCAGCCTAGATTTTGCCAAAACGGGCATCCCAGCACGTATGGAGAAGTCGGAGCGTGTGTACAGGTATCCCGAATTCATGGAAAAGACGGGCAGCAAGGATACTTACAGATCGTCAAGGATCCTCGGGCAGCTTTACAGACTCAATCGGGGACTCGTCACCTCTGGCTTCTGTAGCTGCACCGAGCACAAAGCGCGTAACAGCATGTTTGAGTACCCGGATTGGCAGAAGTATGAGCGCCCTGCCAGACTGGCGAAGGCACTTTACGAGGAGCTCATGAATCAAATTCTTCACAGATATGGCATTGCCAGTGAAGCTGAAGTTGTCACGGGACTACTGAGCAGTCTTTCTCCTTACCACAGGGGCAGGAACAACAAGTACAACATCGAAGCTCACGTGCAGAAGCAGTTTCAGatgctggtagagaagatgaggCAACGGTTCTTCCGCGATGTTGAGTCCCTCTTCCCAGATGGCAATTTCTCCGGGACAGAGGCCAAAGTGGCTCTGCTACAGATGGCTTCCGCGTGGTACATGGTAACCGTGAACGCAGACGACGCAGCGGAAGTCAACTGCCAAGGTTTCCCCTGGTGCATGTCGGACGTGTTGCTGATGCTTGTAAAGAACAGGCATGCGAAGTGCTCTGAAGTCCAGGGATATCAGATGGCTAGAGCACTGTTGCGTCGAATCAATGACATGATTACAAGGTCCATGCCCGGTGCATGTCCAGTCACCGCTGCGCTCGACGTGGTGCTCAGATGGGCTGCTAAAGAGGACCTCATGAAAACATCGGGGTCAAATGGGCGCGGAATCTGTCGCACATGCCTGTCTACACTGTTCGAAAACTTCACTAGTTCCTGCAAGACGGCACCACTACTGTCAGCCGAGGGCTGGCACAGGGATCTGGAAAGGCATGCACGTCTGTTTGGTTGGCCACCCACAACTGCTGCTGCCTATGTGTTGGCATTCCTGAGTTACCTTGTGAATGCGCCAGAACTCGGCTCACTTTGCCAAAACTGTCGGCATGTATATTCGCAAGCACACTTGGTCTCAGTGGCTGCGTTGCGGCGCTATAGCCAGCTGTTGGTGTGTGGGTCTCCGTGTCACCTCAATCTCACACTAAGCCACGACTGTCACAAATCTGTCGATGTTCTGGAGGAGCATGGGCCCATCAGGGTGCTG GTGCAGAGCGCCGCCTTCCTGCGCCTGCTGAAGGTGGGCAGCGGCGCGGCGCGCTTGCAGGAGACGCTCCGCCGCTTGTCCGGCGCGCAGGCGGTGCGCATCCGCTGCAACTCGAGCACGTCGGGCGGCCGCCAGTACGCGTTCGTCTCCGCCAGGGGCCGCCACTGGCAGCTGTGGTTCCTCGAGGAGCTCCTGCTCCAGCCCTGGTTCGAAGACGCCGTCGTCAGCGGAGAGCTCGAgcggtggcagcagcagcagcgctgA